In Cupriavidus basilensis, one genomic interval encodes:
- a CDS encoding LysR family transcriptional regulator — translation MDWSDIKIFLAIARAGTLGGAARAIGQTQPTMGRRLKALEDAVGHALFQRTSDGYVLTDEGAAVLAHAERIEAEAIAFERQLSGQARELDGMLRISSSDWFGVHMLTPVIADFIRAHPRVAVELVTDARLLSLARREADLVFRIRAFDEADIVQRKLMHMDYALYSAPGVAPPRAGDGEGHALLTLDAGFADLPDVAWMRKLLPNARVAFGSNSREAQAKLCAAGAGLAVLPCALAERLGGLQAIDMGEAPPGRDVWVGYHRDLRRLGRLRAFLDATIERLGNRADA, via the coding sequence ATGGATTGGAGCGATATCAAGATCTTCCTGGCGATCGCCCGCGCCGGCACCCTGGGCGGCGCCGCGCGCGCGATCGGGCAGACGCAGCCGACCATGGGCCGCAGGCTGAAGGCGCTGGAGGATGCCGTCGGGCATGCCTTGTTCCAGCGCACCAGCGACGGTTATGTGCTGACCGATGAAGGGGCTGCCGTGCTCGCCCACGCGGAGCGTATCGAGGCAGAGGCGATTGCTTTCGAGCGCCAGCTGTCCGGCCAGGCACGGGAACTGGACGGCATGCTGCGGATATCGTCGTCCGACTGGTTTGGCGTGCACATGCTGACGCCGGTGATCGCGGATTTTATCCGCGCCCATCCACGCGTCGCGGTGGAACTGGTCACCGATGCGCGCTTGCTCAGCCTGGCACGACGCGAGGCGGACCTGGTCTTTCGCATCCGCGCGTTCGACGAGGCCGATATCGTGCAGCGCAAGCTGATGCACATGGACTACGCGCTCTACTCGGCGCCCGGCGTGGCACCGCCGCGCGCGGGTGATGGCGAGGGCCATGCCCTGCTGACGCTGGATGCGGGCTTCGCGGATTTGCCCGACGTGGCCTGGATGCGCAAGCTGCTGCCGAACGCCCGGGTGGCATTCGGCAGCAACAGCCGCGAGGCGCAGGCCAAGCTGTGCGCGGCCGGCGCGGGGCTGGCTGTTCTGCCCTGCGCGCTGGCCGAGCGCCTGGGCGGGCTGCAGGCCATCGACATGGGCGAGGCGCCACCGGGGCGCGACGTCTGGGTGGGCTATCACCGCGACCTGCGCCGCCTGGGGCGGCTGCGCGCCTTCCTGGATGCGACCATCGAGCGCCTGGGCAATCGCGCAGACGCTTAA
- a CDS encoding 2OG-Fe(II) oxygenase, with protein sequence MSALERLFVALEEHGWAVSDDLIDTTLAARLHAESRAAWEAGLFHPARIGRGEATARDAGIRGDSILWLDDAPAGAARADFQAWAAGLREALNERYFLGLKREEFHFSHYPVGTAYKKHVDQHRATLHRKISLVLYLNPEWSERDGGELALYGQDDGATELHRVLPQRARLAVFRSDLVPHEVLPCHKTRWALTGWFRTDQA encoded by the coding sequence ATGTCAGCCCTGGAACGTTTGTTTGTTGCCCTGGAAGAGCACGGTTGGGCAGTGTCCGACGACCTCATCGACACCACGCTGGCGGCGCGGCTGCATGCCGAGAGCCGCGCGGCGTGGGAGGCCGGCCTGTTCCATCCGGCCCGCATCGGGCGGGGCGAAGCCACCGCCCGCGACGCGGGCATTCGCGGCGATTCGATCCTGTGGCTCGACGACGCGCCCGCCGGCGCGGCCAGGGCGGATTTCCAGGCCTGGGCCGCGGGCTTGCGCGAGGCCTTGAACGAGCGCTACTTCCTGGGCTTGAAGCGTGAGGAATTCCACTTCTCGCACTATCCGGTCGGCACCGCCTACAAGAAGCACGTGGACCAGCATCGCGCGACCCTGCATCGCAAGATTTCGCTGGTGCTCTACCTCAATCCTGAATGGAGCGAGCGTGATGGCGGCGAACTTGCGCTCTACGGGCAGGACGACGGCGCCACCGAGTTGCACCGCGTGCTGCCGCAGCGCGCGCGGCTGGCCGTGTTTCGCAGCGACCTCGTTCCGCATGAAGTATTGCCCTGCCACAAGACGCGCTGGGCACTCACCGGCTGGTTCCGTACCGATCAGGCCTGA
- a CDS encoding zinc-dependent alcohol dehydrogenase family protein, whose product MSQAAMQALIVESAGAPFTAVQLPRPVAGPGQVLVRILASGVNPLDTKIRAGQAGHARHPLPAVLGLDLAGVVEAVGAGVTAFAPGDEVYGMTGGVGGLQGSLAQYAAVDADLLARKPAALSMREAAALPLVFITAWEGLVDRARVQPGQKVLVHGGAGGVGHIAVQIARALGAQVYATGSAAQKAIIEGYGATAIDHATTSVAQYVDQYTAGEGFDVVYDTVGGTVLDDSFLAARTYGGHVVSCLGWGVHALAPLSFRAATYSGVFTLLPLLTGKGRAHHGEILREAARLADAGKLCVRLDARHFTLGSAIDAHRAIETGTAKGKLVVEIAGN is encoded by the coding sequence ATGTCCCAAGCCGCCATGCAGGCCCTCATCGTCGAATCCGCGGGCGCGCCGTTCACGGCCGTCCAGCTTCCCAGGCCAGTGGCCGGCCCCGGCCAGGTGCTGGTGCGCATCCTGGCCAGCGGCGTCAACCCGCTCGACACCAAGATCCGCGCCGGCCAGGCGGGGCACGCCCGCCACCCCTTGCCCGCCGTGCTTGGACTGGACCTGGCCGGCGTGGTCGAAGCCGTGGGCGCGGGCGTGACGGCTTTCGCGCCCGGCGACGAGGTCTATGGCATGACCGGTGGCGTGGGCGGCCTGCAAGGATCGCTAGCGCAGTACGCGGCAGTCGATGCCGACCTGCTCGCGCGCAAGCCCGCCGCGCTGTCGATGCGCGAAGCCGCCGCATTGCCGCTGGTGTTCATCACCGCGTGGGAAGGCCTGGTCGACCGCGCGCGCGTGCAGCCTGGCCAGAAGGTGCTGGTGCATGGCGGCGCCGGCGGCGTGGGGCATATCGCGGTGCAGATCGCCCGCGCGCTCGGGGCGCAGGTGTATGCCACGGGCTCGGCCGCGCAGAAGGCGATCATCGAAGGCTATGGCGCCACCGCGATCGACCACGCCACGACATCGGTCGCGCAGTATGTCGACCAATACACCGCGGGCGAGGGCTTCGACGTGGTCTACGACACGGTGGGCGGCACGGTGCTGGACGATTCGTTCCTCGCGGCGCGCACCTATGGCGGCCATGTGGTGAGCTGCCTGGGCTGGGGCGTGCACGCGCTGGCGCCGCTATCGTTTCGCGCGGCCACGTATTCGGGCGTATTCACGCTGCTGCCATTGCTCACCGGCAAGGGCCGCGCGCACCACGGCGAGATCCTGCGCGAAGCGGCGCGGCTGGCCGATGCGGGCAAGCTCTGCGTGCGGCTCGACGCGCGGCACTTCACGCTCGGCAGCGCCATCGACGCGCATCGCGCCATCGAGACGGGCACAGCCAAGGGCAAGCTAGTGGTGGAGATTGCCGGGAATTAA
- a CDS encoding Crp/Fnr family transcriptional regulator has protein sequence MSTRPQPHEDDTAAGQFSAELEALLRSHAMRRQLVKGEVLFTYGSNPDALFCVERGAIKVSSTAQNGREAVVSLLEPGQWFGEVSLFIDAHRVYDTRAAQASELLVIPAATFHALVAREPRWLMEFTQLICRRYRSALEWIDEVILMPFPVRLARRLLAVEHAHALSTRGMPGVRASGAPAALKLSQEDLGHMLGVSRQSVNRQLKDWEKQGVLRLEYGRLTLSDKAALQAIASESAPGT, from the coding sequence ATGAGCACACGACCGCAGCCGCACGAAGACGACACCGCCGCTGGACAGTTTTCGGCCGAGCTCGAAGCACTGCTCCGGTCGCATGCCATGCGGCGGCAACTGGTCAAGGGTGAGGTGCTGTTTACCTACGGCTCCAACCCGGACGCGCTCTTCTGCGTCGAGCGCGGCGCCATCAAGGTCAGCAGCACGGCGCAGAACGGGCGCGAGGCCGTGGTCAGCCTGTTGGAGCCCGGTCAGTGGTTCGGGGAGGTCTCGCTCTTCATCGACGCACATCGCGTGTACGACACGCGCGCCGCACAGGCTAGCGAACTGTTGGTGATTCCCGCCGCCACCTTCCATGCGCTTGTCGCGCGCGAGCCGCGCTGGCTGATGGAGTTCACGCAACTGATCTGCCGGCGCTACCGCAGCGCACTGGAGTGGATCGACGAGGTGATCCTGATGCCGTTCCCGGTGCGGCTGGCGCGGCGCCTGCTTGCCGTCGAGCATGCGCACGCGCTGTCCACCCGTGGCATGCCGGGTGTGCGGGCATCCGGCGCTCCCGCCGCGCTCAAGCTCTCCCAGGAAGACCTGGGCCATATGCTTGGCGTGTCCCGCCAGAGCGTCAACCGGCAGCTCAAGGACTGGGAGAAGCAGGGCGTGCTGCGCCTGGAATACGGGCGCCTGACGTTATCCGACAAGGCGGCGCTGCAGGCCATCGCCAGCGAGTCCGCGCCTGGCACGTAG
- a CDS encoding winged helix-turn-helix domain-containing protein, with translation METDQESTLTYALLTVPARAAICRALLEAGEAGMPAFDLAGVAGLSLPRASHHFNELMQADVLALVVRDRQVIYVLKARRAVSLALEYLDSSGLL, from the coding sequence ATGGAGACCGATCAAGAAAGCACCCTGACGTACGCGCTGCTGACAGTGCCAGCGCGTGCCGCCATCTGCCGCGCGCTGCTGGAGGCGGGCGAAGCTGGCATGCCGGCGTTCGACCTGGCTGGCGTCGCCGGGCTGAGCCTGCCGCGCGCCAGCCACCATTTCAATGAACTGATGCAGGCCGATGTGCTGGCCCTGGTCGTGCGCGACCGGCAGGTGATCTATGTGCTCAAGGCCCGCCGCGCGGTGAGCCTGGCGCTGGAGTATCTCGACAGCAGCGGGTTGTTGTAG
- a CDS encoding co-chaperone GroES: protein MNLRPLHDRVIVKRLDNETKTASGIVIPDNAAEKPDQGEVLAVGPGKKDDKGVSIVLDVKVGDRVLFGKYAGQAVKVDGQELLVMREEDIMAVVNK from the coding sequence ATGAATCTGCGTCCTTTGCACGACCGCGTGATCGTGAAGCGTCTGGACAATGAAACCAAGACCGCTTCCGGCATCGTGATTCCCGACAACGCTGCCGAAAAGCCTGATCAAGGTGAAGTGCTCGCCGTGGGCCCCGGCAAGAAGGACGACAAGGGCGTTTCGATCGTCCTCGACGTCAAGGTGGGTGACCGCGTGCTGTTCGGCAAGTATGCCGGCCAGGCCGTGAAGGTGGATGGCCAGGAACTGCTGGTCATGCGCGAAGAAGACATCATGGCCGTGGTGAACAAGTAA